One Clavelina lepadiformis chromosome 1, kaClaLepa1.1, whole genome shotgun sequence genomic region harbors:
- the LOC143466095 gene encoding uncharacterized protein LOC143466095 translates to MSTQWMKARMLKQTNLTQVTFSLNVKHLNLLQGWNDCWQKNHKRAFFKISGITVEVVISMLRSKLLTSELATSPNWMEKGHKRGMHSSQLAKAVLDAAENSGIKEAESICEVMK, encoded by the exons AT GTCCACTCAATGGATGAAAGCTCGAAtgttaaagcaaacaaacttgaCACAAGTTACTTTCTCGTTGAACGTAAAACATCTGAATCTGCttcaag GGTGGAATGACTGCTGGCAGAAAAATCACAAGCGGGCGTTCTT CAAAATAAGTGGCATAACAGTGGAAGTTGTTATCAGCATGCTTCGGAGCAAATTGTTGACATCTGAACTAGCGACCAGTCCTAATTGGATGGAAAAGGGTCACAAGAGAGGAATGCATTCATCACAACTCGCAAAAGCTGTTTTAG ATGCTGCCGAAAATTCTGGTATCAAAGAAGCAGAGAGTATATGCGAGGTCATGAAATGA